TACAACACTACAGCCCAGTCTGGGGAATGGGTCTCCTGGTGAGGTGAAGCCAACCCTAGAAACAAGAGTAGCTACAACATTACAGCCCTCTTCTGGGATAGTACCTTCAGAAGAGGTGAAACATACTGCAGAACCTAGTTTGACTACAACCTCACAGCCAAGCTTGAAGAAAGGGTCTTTTGGTCTGGTGAATGGTGTTGTAGAAGCAAGTGTAGTTACAACACTACAGCCCAGTCTTGGGAATGGGTCTCCTGGTGAGGTGAAGCCAACCCTAGAAACAAGAGTAGCTACAACATTACAGCCCTCTTCTGGGATAGTACCTTCAGAAGAGGTGAAACATACTGCAGAACCTAGTTTGACTATAACCTCACAGCCAAGCTTGAAGAAAGGGTCTTTTGGTCTGGTGAATGGTGTTGTAGAAGCAAGTGTAGTTACAACACTACAGCCCAGTCTGGGGAATGGGTCTCCTGGTGAGGTGAAGCCAACCCTAGAAACAAGAGTAGCTACAACATTACAGCCCTCTTCTGGGATAGTACCTTCAGAAGAGGTGAAACATACTGCAGAACCTAGTTTGACTGCAACCTCACAGCCAAGCTTGAAGAAAGGGTCTTTTGGTCTGGTGAATGGTGTTGTAGAAGCAAGTGTAGTTACAACACTACAGCCCAGTCTGGGGAATGGGTCTTCTGGTGAGGTGAAGCCAACCCTAGAAACAAGAGTAGCTACAACACTACAGAAGGCACTATCCCAGGAGTGGGCTGAAGAGGTGACGCCTACTGCAGAACCTGGTTTGTCTACCACATCACAGCCAAGTTCAGTTATAGCAGAGCAGAAACAGTCAACCCCTGTCAAAGGTTTTCCCCTGCCTTACAATCAGGAAGTGTTTGAAAAACAACTTGATGCCTTTGCAGAAGGTAAGCATGTTTAGCATCAGTATAATGAAGCTTAGTGTAATGTTTAGTTTAAAATTGAATCTTGGGGTTTATTGACTTGACAGATTTGTTTCCAAATGTACTGTGggttgtttacttttttaaattatcaAACATTTCATAGGTCCTGCTTCTTGACAGTTGTGATTCCAAATGtggattttgttttaatttattaggACAGCTGCGGGCTCTTAAATCAAAAGTGAAACATGAGGGTCTGTGGGTTCTGCTGGCCTATTTGCTCAAGGATCAAGCCTTCAGTCCAGAGTTGGCCCAAGATTTTCTGAGTGCATAAATATGATCCATTCTGAATGACATCTTGGCTTTTTATGTGATTCTTGTATGTCTTTGTTCTCAAATTAAATTTGTATAACACTCTTGAATgtgccttttttttaatgtcttttttttttttttttttttttcttttggatgTGAAAATTTCAGTATTTGGGCTATGTCCTCCAGTGTTGACAATTCTGCTATTTATGGCAATGTGAATGTGACCAGGAGGCCTGGGTTAGCCTCTGTTTGCCACTGCCTGGAGTTTCTCCCAGTGTTTGTTGAACAGCTCTGGAGTTGTGCTTTTGTGGTCCTTTTGGCAAGACCTGAATCCTCAGTGAAATTGCCCTGACCCCAACCAAGTTATGATCTCAGATTTGTCGGAGCAACTAATTGATCTGTAAGTAGTTAACTGAAGATGTAAATATGGATTTATTTACTGACTGAACCAAAACACTCTGGGCATAAATGACTTGTGTGCAGTTtctttggagctgtgtgttttaatatgGTGTCATATGAAGAATTTGATattctttttggaccgttcccaaagtaattaaaatttagaagatctccaaaagatccaaaatacaccctctctcctgagggaggcgtgctcgttccggaagcgttacaaaaaccagtcgagtgaagttcaaagcaaaccaaagtatttatttcaatactggt
This region of Hoplias malabaricus isolate fHopMal1 chromosome 17, fHopMal1.hap1, whole genome shotgun sequence genomic DNA includes:
- the LOC136673619 gene encoding melanoma-associated antigen E1-like codes for the protein MQKKKNMEVQKRLLLCLISLWVYQVWSTPVLSSERISVDHPVENEVDSGDLHVAENGDVTSESVTKKDSSQPELGKDSSGNVNLTLEACRATASQPGSEEKSGLATTSQPSLGNGSSGEVKPTLETRVATTLQPSSGIVPSEEVKHAAEPGLTTTSQPSLGKGSFGLVNGVVEASVVTTLQPSLGNGSPGEVKPTLETRVATTLQPSSGIVPSEEVKHTAEPSLTTTSQPSLGKGSFGLVNGVVEASVVTTLQPSLGNGSPGEVKPTLETRVATTLQPSSGIVPSEEVKHTAEPSLTTTSQPSLKKGSFGLVNGVVEASVVTTLQPSLGNGSPGEVKPTLETRVATTLQPSSGIVPSEEVKHTAEPSLTITSQPSLKKGSFGLVNGVVEASVVTTLQPSLGNGSPGEVKPTLETRVATTLQPSSGIVPSEEVKHTAEPSLTATSQPSLKKGSFGLVNGVVEASVVTTLQPSLGNGSSGEVKPTLETRVATTLQKALSQEWAEEVTPTAEPGLSTTSQPSSVIAEQKQSTPVKGFPLPYNQEVFEKQLDAFAEGQLRALKSKVKHEGLWVLLAYLLKDQAFSPELAQDFLSA